GCGCCTGATGCATTGCACGCTATGGCGCCGCCAATCGTTGATTCGTCCTCGCTGGTGGGATCGGGAGGGAAGAGAAGTCCCTCCGAAGCGGCCGCCCGCTTCAGGTCGCCTACTAGTACTCCGGCTTCAACTCGCATCGACCGCGTCGCTGCATCGATGTCGATGATCCGTGTCAGCCCTCGAGTCGAGAGCAACGTCCCTGCATCAGTGATCGATGCGCCCGTCGTACTGGTCTGACCCCCGGCTGTCGTGACCGACATTCTGTGTGCTGTCGCTCGCGCAAGAATTTCGGCGACTTCCTCTGTGGATTCCGGTCGAGCCACACCATCAGGTGTCATCGTCAGTCCCGACGCGTCTGAACTGTACGCTGCGCGCACTCCGGCGTCGGTGTTGACCTCGGTGCTCACCCGTTGTCGAAGCTTACGATGGCGGCGGACATAACGTCGGGGAGTGCGAGCAGCGATTGCCTGACGGGATCTCCGATATGTCCGTCGACAGACACCGCTGCCAGCGCCTGCCCCCCTTGAGCAAGCCGTGCCTGATGATACTCGGCGATGTTGACTCCCGCTTCGCCGAGCAGGGTGCCGACGCGGCCGATTACGCCGGGAACGTCGTTATTGGTGAGGATGAGAAGCGTTCCGCGGGGCTGGATATCGACATGGAATGCTCCGATTCGCGTGAGCCGGGGAGCGCTGTTGGCCGGCGCAACACCGACTACCGCTATCTCCTGCATGCCGCCGCTGAGGCGCACTTCGAGTGCGTGAGGATTATCGAGATTCGTCGTCTCGACGATCGACAGGTCGATTCCGCGCGCCGCCGCGAGCGATCGGGCATTGATGAGGTTGAGCCGCTCGCGTTCGATAACTGCGCCAAGTACTCCCATTGCCGCCGCGGAGAGAAGGGCGGTAGAGGCTCCGGTGAATGCAGACCCACATCGGACATCGACCCGCTGCAGCGCTTTCGTCCCCTGGCTCGAGAGGATGGCCTGCCCCACTGATGCTGCGCGTTGCGTGAGCAGAATCGCAGGCTGGATCGTTTTCCATTCTCCGCCATTAATCGCTGCGACGTTGATCGATCGTGAAAGCTCTCCGCTCAGCAATGCATCCCGCACTGCGATGCAGACATCGACCGCTACGTTTTTCTGCGCTTCTGCGGTCGACGCTCCGATGTGCGGGGTGAGGAAAAGGTTGGGGATCCGGCGGAGGGCATCGTTGTCGGATAGCGGCTCCTTCTGGAATGCGTCCAGCGCCGCGCCCGCCAGTAACCCGTTCGTGAGAGCAGCGACCAGCGCCTCCTCGTCGACGATTCCGCCGCGAGCCATGTTCACCACAATCGCGCGCTGTGAAAGTCTTGCCAGCTCACGCTTTCCGATCATTCCCTTTGTCTCGTCGGTGAGCGGAGTATGAACTGTCACGATATCCGCATCGTCGAGCAGTTGGTCGAGGGACTCGGCGCGCTTGACGCGAAGCGACTGAAACCGCGATTCGGGGATATAGGGATCGAAAGCAATGACATCCATACCGAATGCGGCCGCTCGTTTTGCCACTTCTCCGCCAATTCGACCCAAGCCGACGATGCCCAGCGTCCGGCAATTCATCTCGGAACCCAGGAGCTGCGACCGATCCCACCTGCCCGAGCGCATCGACGAATCTGCCTTGGGCAGATGCCTCAACATCCCCAATACGACTCCAAAGAACAGCTCGGCGACGGCAATAGTGTTCCCGGCCGGTGCATTGATCACGGCTACGCCCAGCTCGGTTGCGGTATCGAGATCGACGTTGTCGACGCCCACTCCTGCGCGACCGACGACCTTGAGCTTCTTTGCGCTGCGGAGCAGCTCGGTGGATATGCGCGTCGCGCTGCGACCGACGATCGCGTCGTAGTTGGGGATCCTCGCCAGCAGTTCATCGACCGGGAGAGTGGGCACTTCGTCGACGACCAGCGAGGGTTCGGCGGCGAGCAGTGCAACGCCCTCGGCGTCTATTTCATCGGTGACAAGAACTTTGAATGACACTATATGAATGAATGCGCTGGGAGGCGGGGTGGGGGGTGCAAGGCAAGGTAGCCGGTACAGACTGTTGGCTACAAGCAAATGGAGGGGCTTCTATTTTACCGTCCACGCTTTCCAGGCGGTTTCGTCATAACCTATTGTGAGCTGGTTGCCATTTCTTACCAGTGGGACCTTGAGCAGTGCCGGCTGGGCAACGAGTTTGTCGAGCCAGGTCTCGTCCGACATCCGCGCATGCCTGAGGCCCGAATCCTGATATGCCGCCGAGTTGGAATCGATTAGTGCGCCGACGCCGAACTTCTGGGCGAAGCGGCGGAGCTCGCCCAGAGATGCTGCTTTTTCATTCAGGTCGACGAAATGGGTTTTGATGCGTCGCTCAGCGAAAAAGCGACGCGCTTTCCGGGTATCCGCGCTTTTGCGGATGCCGAAGATCTGTACTTCCATTGATCAATGGGTGTGATGATCGTGGGTTTGATGCCGGCACACTCAAAAGAACGTCATTCCCGTGAAAGCAGTAACCCATGGTGCCAGCTGCACGCGAATAATGACTGACTCTTCTGAATTCTCGCCATCGTGGTGGCTTCGGGGAGCGCACGTTCAGACGATGTGGGGAAAGCTGTTCCGGCGGCAGGGATTGCACGCCACGCGGATAGAGCGATGGGACACGCCGGATGGGGATTTCCTCGAAGCCCATCACCTCGACGCCGCACCCGGCGCGCCTCGGCTCATTCTCCTGCATGGCCTCGAAGGCACCATCCGCTCGCACTATCTGCAGGGTCTTCTGGCTGAGGCGAAGCGTCGCGGGTGGGGCGGGAGCGTTCTCATCTTTCGGTCGTGCGGTGATGAAATCAATCGCACTCGCCGCTTCTATCATTCCGGCGAGACCGGCGATCTCGCGTTTGCTCTCGAACAGATTGCGGCGGAGTTTCCAGATTCACCCCTTTTCATCGCAGGCATCTCACTCGGCGGCAACGTTTTATTGAAGTTCCTCGGGGAGCGTGGCGCGAACGTTGATCCACGGATCAAGGGGGCGGCGGCGATCTCCGTGCCGTTCGATCTGGGCAAGTCGTCGCGACATATCGACTTGGGTTTTGCCCGTGTCTACCAGCGGTTCTTCATGAAATCCCTGCTGAGGAAAGCTGCCGCCAAGCTCGAGCGGTTCCCGGATCTGATCGACTCTGGGCGGCTGGCCGGGATTCGTACGATTTATGATTTCGATGACAACCTGACTGCGCCGGTTCACGGCTTCCGTGATGCGGACGAT
This sequence is a window from Gemmatimonadaceae bacterium. Protein-coding genes within it:
- a CDS encoding hydrolase, which encodes MTDSSEFSPSWWLRGAHVQTMWGKLFRRQGLHATRIERWDTPDGDFLEAHHLDAAPGAPRLILLHGLEGTIRSHYLQGLLAEAKRRGWGGSVLIFRSCGDEINRTRRFYHSGETGDLAFALEQIAAEFPDSPLFIAGISLGGNVLLKFLGERGANVDPRIKGAAAISVPFDLGKSSRHIDLGFARVYQRFFMKSLLRKAAAKLERFPDLIDSGRLAGIRTIYDFDDNLTAPVHGFRDADDYYNQSSSLGWLHGIRVNTLLLSSVDDPFLPPEVLHEVRGIATGNPALKLEFTLQGGHAGFVSGGNPFRPFYYAERRVGDFLAEQL
- the serA gene encoding phosphoglycerate dehydrogenase; the encoded protein is MSFKVLVTDEIDAEGVALLAAEPSLVVDEVPTLPVDELLARIPNYDAIVGRSATRISTELLRSAKKLKVVGRAGVGVDNVDLDTATELGVAVINAPAGNTIAVAELFFGVVLGMLRHLPKADSSMRSGRWDRSQLLGSEMNCRTLGIVGLGRIGGEVAKRAAAFGMDVIAFDPYIPESRFQSLRVKRAESLDQLLDDADIVTVHTPLTDETKGMIGKRELARLSQRAIVVNMARGGIVDEEALVAALTNGLLAGAALDAFQKEPLSDNDALRRIPNLFLTPHIGASTAEAQKNVAVDVCIAVRDALLSGELSRSINVAAINGGEWKTIQPAILLTQRAASVGQAILSSQGTKALQRVDVRCGSAFTGASTALLSAAAMGVLGAVIERERLNLINARSLAAARGIDLSIVETTNLDNPHALEVRLSGGMQEIAVVGVAPANSAPRLTRIGAFHVDIQPRGTLLILTNNDVPGVIGRVGTLLGEAGVNIAEYHQARLAQGGQALAAVSVDGHIGDPVRQSLLALPDVMSAAIVSFDNG
- a CDS encoding ArsC/Spx/MgsR family protein, with protein sequence MEVQIFGIRKSADTRKARRFFAERRIKTHFVDLNEKAASLGELRRFAQKFGVGALIDSNSAAYQDSGLRHARMSDETWLDKLVAQPALLKVPLVRNGNQLTIGYDETAWKAWTVK